One genomic window of Amyelois transitella isolate CPQ chromosome 8, ilAmyTran1.1, whole genome shotgun sequence includes the following:
- the LOC132902036 gene encoding uncharacterized protein LOC132902036 produces MNLQPENNTKSNLNFVSYNCKSVTRSVDAIRELCKTADLVALQETWLLPHDISYLGTIDTEFAYCGKSAVDTSAGILRGRPYGGLAILWRKSVFANVSIVECASERIMAIKILINSQQFLVFSVYMPTVSDDNLPEFTERLSEISAVVDECGAEYVYVLGDFNAQHSTVFGKELASFCDEQQWVCADWHFLGISSNTYTYVSDIHGTTSWLDHLIVTKVANETISNVKVLYDVFWSDHFPIYIEIKCDFIKTVSEIGSNCPVNKIIWGNRKPHQIDVYNEICNDRLRNIDFPLELKKCFHNKCHNLMHRILIDNLYNEIVQVLFDASTLSYESINKNRRKCIIGWNKHVRHAHSEARNSFNNWVFCNKPRSGPIYYDMCETRRVFKSKLKWCQNNQENIKMNILAAHHTSKRFDKFWKQTNRLNHLSSLPASVGGVSEPAAVANMFKEQFQVSSPLGPTRPNSLSSDGQDRQVYLHFSSTEVAAVVKCMTRGKSPGHDSLSIEHLQHAGAHLSRVLSMLYTLCVGHSYLPNELMMTLVVPVPKNKTGDRSDKNNYRPISLATILAKVLDGLLEKQLNKYISLHDAQFGFRPGLSTESAVLCLKHTVRYYTDRKTPVYACFLDLSKAFDLVSYDKLWSKLEETDIPSEVTEIFKYWYGNQRNYVKWAGSLSDEYRMECGVRQGGLTSPTLFNLYMDQLILELSSTMLGCSVGGTSFNNISYADDMVLLSPSVSALRRLVSVCERYAETHGLRYNATKSELLMFKAKGRAYSVVPPVSLAGTPLKRVTQFKYLGHWVTDTLSDDLDMARERRALSVRCNMLARRFAKCTKSVKLTLFKAYCQVFYTCSLWVDYTQKAHSALRVQYNNGLRALLGLPKHCSASGMFAEARVDTFQAIVRKRVASLMRRVDASSNSLLTVIAGRVDGPILKHWTNIHLNKLLT; encoded by the coding sequence ATGAATTTACAACctgaaaataatactaaatcaAATCTTAATTTTGTAAGTTATAACTGCAAGTCCGTCACGAGATCTGTTGACGCAATACGCGAGTTGTGTAAGACAGCGGATTTAGTGGCCCTACAGGAGACATGGCTGTTACCGCACGACATCTCGTATCTAGGTACTATCGATACTGAGTTCGCTTATTGCGGTAAATCAGCTGTGGATACATCGGCTGGAATTTTGCGAGGACGTCCATACGGCGGTCTCGCTATACTGTGGCGTAAAAGTGTTTTTGCGAATGTTTCTATAGTAGAATGTGCAAGTGAGCGTATAATggccattaaaatattaataaatagtcaGCAATTTCTAGTGTTCTCAGTGTATATGCCTACGGTATCGGACGATAATCTACCCGAGTTTACAGAACGTTTAAGTGAAATTAGTGCGGTAGTGGATGAGTGTGGTGCcgaatatgtgtatgtattaggCGATTTTAATGCCCAACACAGTACGGTGTTCGGCAAGGAACTCGCTAGTTTCTGTGATGAGCAACAGTGGGTCTGCGCGGACTGGCATTTCCTAGGTATTTCATcgaatacatacacatatgtaAGTGACATACATGGCACTACGAGCTGGTTAGACCACCTGATCGTAACCAAAGTGGCAAACGAGACTATCTCCAATGTTAAGGTACTGTACGATGTTTTCTGGTCTGATCACTTTCCCAtatacatagaaataaaatgtgattTCATTAAAACAGTGTCTGAAATAGGTAGTAATTGccctgttaataaaataatctggGGGAACAGAAAACCTCACCAAATTGACGTGTACAACGAAATTTGTAATGATAGGTTAAGAAATATTGACTTTCcgttagaattaaaaaaatgttttcataataaatgcCATAATTTAATGCatagaattttaattgataatttatataatgaaattgttCAAGTCCTTTTTGACGCATCCACATTGTCGTATGAaagcattaataaaaatagacgaAAATGTATTATTGGATGGAATAAACATGTTAGACATGCCCACAGTGAGGCGagaaatagttttaataattgggtattttgtaataaacctAGATCTGGGCCCATCTACTATGACATGTGTGAGACGCGAAGGGtgtttaaatctaaattaaaatggtGCCAAAACAACcaggaaaatattaaaatgaacattTTAGCCGCTCACCATACATCCAAGCGCTTTGATAAATTCTGGAAGCAAACAAATAGACTTAATCACCTTTCGAGTTTACCTGCTAGCGTTGGAGGGGTTAGTGAGCCGGCCGCGGTGGCCAATATGTTTAAAGAGCAGTTCCAGGTCTCCTCACCTTTGGGACCGACAAGACCAAATAGTCTGTCTTCTGATGGACAGGATCGGCAGGTCTACTTACACTTTTCTTCTACAGAAGTAGCAGCTGTGGTGAAGTGTATGACTCGTGGTAAATCCCCGGGTCATGACTCACTTAGTATCGAACACCTACAGCATGCGGGTGCGCACCTGTCTCGCGTATTATCCATGCTATACACACTATGCGTGGGCCATTCATATTTGCCTAATGAGTTGATGATGACGTTGGTCGTGCCGGTCCCAAAGAATAAAACGGGTGACAGGTCggataaaaataactacaggCCGATTTCTCTAGCAACCATTCTTGCTAAAGTGTTGGACGGTCTGCTTGAGAAacagctaaataaatatatatcactTCATGACGCCCAGTTCGGGTTTAGGCCTGGACTTTCTACTGAGTCAGCAGTTCTCTGTCTCAAGCATACCGTCCGATACTACACGGATAGGAAAACGCCAGTTTACGCTTGCTTTTTAGACCTTTCCAAAGCTTTCGACCTTGTATCTTACGATAAGCTTTGGAGCAAACTCGAGGAGACGGACATACCAAGTGAGGTCACTGAAATATTCAAGTACTGGTATGGTAATCAGcgtaattatgtaaaatggGCGGGCTCTTTATCTGACGAGTACAGAATGGAGTGCGGGGTGAGGCAGGGGGGATTAACGTCACCTACGTTATTTAACTTGTACATGGACCAATTGATTCTTGAGCTCAGCAGCACTATGCTGGGATGTTCTGTAGGCGGTAcatcttttaataatatcagttACGCTGACGACATGGTGCTGCTGAGCCCATCAGTCAGTGCCCTCAGAAGACTTGTCTCCGTCTGTGAGCGTTACGCCGAGACCCATGGCCTCAGGTATAATGCAACGAAAAGCGaacttttaatgtttaaagCCAAGGGCAGGGCATACTCTGTGGTGCCACCTGTATCACTTGCAGGCACGCCCCTAAAAAGAGTTACGCAGTTCAAATACCTGGGGCACTGGGTAACGGACACGTTGAGTGATGACCTGGACATGGCACGGGAGCGCAGGGCGCTGTCTGTCAGGTGTAATATGTTGGCCCGTAGGTTTGCCAAATGCACTAAAAGTGTAAAACTTACATTGTTTAAGGCATACTGCCAAGTGTTTTACACATGCAGTCTATGGGTCGATTATACACAGAAAGCACACAGCGCCTTGCGTGTCCAATATAATAACGGCTTGAGGGCGCTGTTGGGGCTACCGAAACACTGTTCCGCGTCAGGCATGTTCGCGGAGGCGCGCGTGGACACCTTCCAGGCCATAGTGCGGAAGAGGGTAGCCTCCCTGATGCGGAGGGTGGACGCTAGCTCCAACAGCCTTCTCACTGTTATTGCTGGCAGGGTGGATGGGCCCATACTTAAACACTGGACCAATATCCACTTAAATAAACTACTAACATAG